Proteins encoded in a region of the Candidatus Methanoperedens sp. genome:
- the ilvE gene encoding branched-chain-amino-acid transaminase, translating into MDLLIYFNGKFVPKQEARTSIYDHGFLYGDGVFEGIRAYNGKVFRLDGHLDRMYDSAKAIDLKITLSKDEMKKAIIETLKKNKLKDAYIRPIVTRGDGDLGLDPRKCATPNIFIITQEWGAMYGDLYEKGLTAVTVGIRRNAPEALPPNIKSLNYLNNILAKIEANVKGGDEAIMVDVHGNISEGSGDNIFVVKNGRIITPPALNNLRGITRAAAIELAQKEGIEVSETNMGLFDIYTADEVFVTGTAAEIAPVTKIDGRSIGEGSPGKITKKLMAAFKELTKREGTPIA; encoded by the coding sequence ATGGATTTATTGATTTATTTTAATGGAAAATTTGTGCCAAAACAGGAGGCAAGAACCTCGATATACGACCACGGTTTTTTATACGGGGATGGTGTTTTTGAAGGTATCAGGGCGTACAACGGGAAGGTATTCAGGCTTGATGGCCATCTTGACAGGATGTACGACTCCGCCAAAGCGATAGATCTGAAGATAACGCTTTCAAAAGATGAGATGAAAAAAGCGATCATAGAAACCCTGAAAAAAAATAAGCTGAAAGATGCATACATCCGCCCAATCGTAACACGCGGAGATGGCGACCTGGGACTTGATCCCAGAAAATGTGCCACACCCAATATTTTCATAATCACACAGGAGTGGGGCGCCATGTACGGTGACCTCTATGAAAAAGGTCTAACTGCCGTCACAGTAGGTATAAGGAGAAACGCACCTGAGGCCCTCCCTCCGAACATCAAATCATTGAATTATCTGAACAATATTCTAGCCAAGATCGAAGCCAATGTAAAAGGCGGCGATGAAGCGATAATGGTCGATGTCCATGGAAATATCTCCGAAGGTTCAGGGGACAATATTTTTGTTGTGAAAAACGGCAGGATAATAACCCCTCCAGCCCTTAACAACCTTAGGGGAATAACAAGAGCGGCCGCAATAGAGCTAGCTCAAAAAGAGGGAATAGAAGTATCTGAAACCAACATGGGCCTGTTCGATATCTATACGGCAGACGAAGTTTTCGTAACGGGCACGGCAGCTGAGATCGCCCCCGTGACTAAAATAGATGGGCGTTCAATAGGGGAAGGCAGTCCGGGCAAGATTACCAAAAAATTGATGGCCGCATTCAAGGAACTTACAAAGAGAGAAGGTACACCGATCGCTTAG